The following are encoded together in the Pseudoalteromonas piscicida genome:
- a CDS encoding ABC transporter ATP-binding protein produces MLTISQLQFTWPKSSTVVLTIPKLHIARGEHVFLHGPSGSGKSTLLGLIAGTLDCQQGEIEIAGTNASALSRGQRDKFRADHIGTIFQNFNLLPYLSPIENVTLGCEFSKKRRQNISSQNKSLEQEAKLLLTELGIDEHTQHRSVAELSIGQQQRVAAARAFIGRPEIIIADEPTSALDADSRDGFIKLLFNQAAVYSASILFVSHDKSLAPLFDRQISLPDLQQGAPLC; encoded by the coding sequence ATGCTCACGATATCTCAATTACAGTTTACTTGGCCTAAGTCGAGCACTGTGGTGCTAACCATACCTAAGCTACATATCGCCCGAGGTGAACACGTGTTTTTACATGGCCCAAGCGGCAGCGGTAAATCGACTTTGCTTGGACTTATCGCAGGCACCTTGGATTGCCAGCAGGGAGAAATTGAAATTGCAGGTACAAACGCGAGCGCACTAAGCCGTGGCCAACGAGATAAGTTTAGAGCTGACCATATCGGTACTATTTTTCAAAATTTTAATTTGTTGCCCTATCTGTCGCCCATTGAAAACGTTACTCTTGGCTGCGAATTTTCCAAAAAGCGCAGACAAAATATCTCCTCGCAGAATAAATCGCTTGAGCAAGAAGCTAAGCTTCTACTCACTGAGCTTGGCATAGACGAGCACACTCAGCACCGCAGTGTCGCTGAGTTAAGTATTGGCCAACAGCAGCGTGTCGCCGCCGCTCGCGCATTTATTGGCAGGCCCGAAATCATTATTGCCGATGAGCCAACCTCAGCCCTTGATGCCGACAGCCGTGATGGATTTATTAAATTACTCTTTAACCAAGCTGCGGTTTACAGTGCATCTATTCTCTTTGTCAGTCACGATAAAAGCTTAGCGCCGTTATTTGATAGGCAAATAAGCTTGCCTGATTTACAACAAGGAGCACCGCTATGCTAA